The sequence CGGTCCGTCACGATCAAGGCGCTGCGGGGCTTCGCGGTGGCGTGTGCGGCGCCGGTCTCCGGTGCCGTCGTGATCCGCAACAGCCTGACGTTCGGTACCCGCGGGATCGACCGTGAGAGGGACAGCGCTCTCGTCTTTCTCGAAGGTGACCCCTCGTCGGCCACGGACGACCGCTGGCTTCACCGTGGCATCGCGGACGTCGCGGCGGGAGCGACGTGCGAGGACGGAGCCGCCGGAACGCGCCTCGCGCTCGGTGCCGCGGGCAAGCCTTCGGCGCTCGACAGCGTCACCGACGGCGCGCCGGTGCGGACCTTCGAGGTCGTGACCTACCGGCTCTACGCCGACGCGTCGGGGACGTGGTGGCTCGGGGTCCGGGCGTTCACCGGAGGGGCGTGGTCCGTGACCTCGCCCGTGGCCGGTCCCCTGCGGCCGCGGGACGGCCTCGCGCTACGATTCACCGATGCGGACGGCAACTCCGTCGGGTCACCGGATCGGGTCGCCCTCGTGGACATCGTCGTGCGGGGCCGGAGCGCGAGGCCCCTGGCCGCGCCGGGCCGCCCAGCCGGGCCCTACGAGGACTCGCTGGTCGCGCGGGTCGCGCCGCGGAACGACTGATGCGCCTCGCCCCTCCAACGGCACGGCAACGCGGGTTCGCGCTCGTGGCCACGCTCTTCGCCCTCGTCATCATCGCCGCGCTCGTGACGGGCGCGTTCTTCGCCGCGGAGCAGGAGCTTCGCGTCGGGCGGAACAGCCGCGACGGCCAGCGGGCGCTCGCCGCCGCGGAGGCCGGGGTCGCCGGTGTGCTCGGCGGCGGGGGCGGCTTCGCGCCGGGCGCGCTCGCCCCTGGTGATTCGCAGACCAGCGCCGGCACGGTCCAGGGAGGTGCGGGCGACTTCACGGTCACCGTGCGGCGCCTGAACGGAGAGCTCTTCCTGTTGCGTGCGGTGGGGCGTGACCCGGCCGGCGCGTCGCTACGCACCGTCGGACTCGTGATGCGACTCCTCTCGCCGCCGGCTCGGTTCGAGGCTCCCCTCACCGTGGAGGTTCCACCACCCGCCGGCGTCGCGGGCGCCGTCGACGGGGTCGATCGGGACCCGCCCGGCTGGATCTGTGATGCGCTCGCGCGCGACACCGTGCCCGCGGTCGTCGTGGACTCGGCGAACGTCGTCTGGGACTCCCTCGTCGCGCTCGCTCGAACGGTGTACCAGCCCGCCGATCTCACCGGCCCGATCGGGGACGTCGCCCCCGTCGGGGACGCTGCGACGTGTGATGAGCCCGCGCGGGGCAACTGGGGCGAGCCGGCCCGCCCCGCCACCGTCGCCGGCTGCGCGTCGTACTTCCCGGTCGTCTACGCGCGCGCGGACCTTACTCTCAGCGGAGGGCGGGGCCAGGGCTTGCTGCTGGTGGAGGGCGACCTGACCATGGAAGGCGGCTTCGTGTTCGACGGCATCATCCTCGTTCGCGGCGCCCTCACGTTCAGGGGTTCCGGGGCTAGCGTGCGCGGCGCGATCGCCGCGGCGTCGGTCCGTGCCGGGCCGGATCTGGCGCCCGGCGCTGCCTCGATCGGCTTTTCGTCCTGCGCCATGCGGCGCGCCCTCAGCGCCGCCGCGCGAGCGCGGCCCCTCGGGAGGCGCGCCTGGGCGGAGCTGTTCTAGGGCCGACGGGCGGCGAACAAGCAGGTGCAACAAGCTGCAGTCGCTGCAGTTGCAGGTCTGCGTGATGCAGCGCTCTCCCCGGAATCCTCGTTACGTACCAACGGGTTACGCCCCGGCACGGGATGTGCTATGGTCTACAGTTAACGCTATGAAGACCAACAAGATGTACTCGGCTGCTCGTGGCTTCACTATCATCGAGATAGTGATGGTGGTCGTTCTGGTTGGCATACTGATGTCGGTCTCGCTGCCGTTCTTCCGCACCGGTTCGACGAAGTCGTCAGTACGCGGGGCCATGGATGCCATCAGCTCGCTGCATGCGGTGGCCAAGGCCACGGCGATCCAGCGCGGCCGCTTCGCCCGCCTGGTGATGATCCCAGGGTCCGCCACGGCGTTGGTCGTCGCCAACCGTTCGACCGGAACGGTGCTCGATACCATCGGCTCCGTCGAGAATCTGGGTACCCGGTTCAGCATCACGTTTACCACCACCCGGGACACCCTCGTCTTCACCCCCCGCGGCATCGGTGCCGAGCTGTCGGGCACGACGATCATCATCGTCCGGGGCGATTTCCGCGACACGATCACGATCTCGGCGGCGGGGAGGCTTACCAGATGAACGCGAAGGGCTTTTCCCTCATCGAGCTCATGGTCGCGATGATCATCCTCACGGTGGGCGTGCTGGGCCTGGCGGCCTCCGCGCGGTACGTGACGCAGATGACGGGGTCGGGCGGACGCTACGGCGCATCCTCGGTGGTCGCCAGCTCGCGCTTCGAGCAGCTGCGCGCCGGCGGCTGCGCGGCGCTGGCCGCCGGGTCGGCGAC is a genomic window of Gemmatimonadales bacterium containing:
- a CDS encoding prepilin-type N-terminal cleavage/methylation domain-containing protein yields the protein MSRAASRSGFTLVELLVALVLSAVVLGAVYPVLWNNQRFFRAQAEIVGVHQNVRAVAHILAAELRQVSAADGDIVAMSDRSVTIKALRGFAVACAAPVSGAVVIRNSLTFGTRGIDRERDSALVFLEGDPSSATDDRWLHRGIADVAAGATCEDGAAGTRLALGAAGKPSALDSVTDGAPVRTFEVVTYRLYADASGTWWLGVRAFTGGAWSVTSPVAGPLRPRDGLALRFTDADGNSVGSPDRVALVDIVVRGRSARPLAAPGRPAGPYEDSLVARVAPRND
- a CDS encoding GspH/FimT family pseudopilin, coding for MKTNKMYSAARGFTIIEIVMVVVLVGILMSVSLPFFRTGSTKSSVRGAMDAISSLHAVAKATAIQRGRFARLVMIPGSATALVVANRSTGTVLDTIGSVENLGTRFSITFTTTRDTLVFTPRGIGAELSGTTIIIVRGDFRDTITISAAGRLTR
- a CDS encoding prepilin-type N-terminal cleavage/methylation domain-containing protein, whose translation is MNAKGFSLIELMVAMIILTVGVLGLAASARYVTQMTGSGGRYGASSVVASSRFEQLRAGGCAALAAGSATTGKYSESWAIAVSGLLRTVTLTISYNDGRGTRSAVFATTISCAPSV